The Anaerolineales bacterium region CTTCGCCCGCTTCTTCCTCAGGGAAAGCTGACACTAACACGTCGAGCAGATCGCCCGTGTCGCTTCCGTGCACGGCGGAGACCGGGTGAGGGTCGCCCAGCCCCAACTCGTAGAATTGACCCGCCGCCTCCCGCGTCTCGCGCGACTCGCATTTGTTCACCACAACGAGGATCGGAGGATAGAACGAGCCATCCTCCAATTTTTTTTGCGAACGGCGGAGGATGTTCGCCACTTCGATGTCGGGCGCGGTGACACCCGCTTGCCCATCCGTCACGAACAAGACAACATCCGCTTCATTGATCGCTACTTGAGCCTGCGACTTGATCTCTCCAATAAAATCCGCCGAGCCGATGGAGAGCGGAGTTTTGCCGCCGTGAGTTGGGTCAATGCCGCCCGTGTCAACCACGTGAAAAGCGCGTCCGTTCCATTCGGCTTCGCCAAAGAGACGGTCGCGCGTGGTGCCGGGCGTATCATCCACGATCGCCATGCGTTCACCGACGAGACGGTTGAATAAAGTTGATTTGCCGACGTTGGGTCTGCCAACGAGCGCGACGATGGGTTTGGGCATTTACGATTTCCGATTTTCGATTGAAGATTTACGATTGACGATTTTAGCAAGTAACTTATCACTGATTACTGATCACTTCTCACTGCTCACCAAACACCGGCTACGGATTTGGCGTTGATGTGCCTGGCAGGGCTAAGGTCACTTCAATGGTGCCGGGCAAAATAGACTCAACCACGATGTTTTCAACCAAGACCTCAACCGTCGGCGTGAGTTGGTAGGTGCCTGCTCCAAGATCGGTTACGCTGACCTTAACGATAATATCCTGCGGCGTCAGTGCTTCGAGCAGGGGCAAAGGACCCGAGACGATCACATCCACCGTTTGCGGTGCGACGATCGCGGCTAAACCTTCGGGCAAGCCGGTCACGTTGATGGGTTGATTCGAAAGGGTGATGCTGGTCTGAATTGGCGAGATGCCCACCTGCACCTCAACTGTCTGCGCGCCGACAATAGTGATATTCGGCGGAAGATTCAATGCCAACCGCGTCGAGATATCTTCTTTCTCATCTTGCAGGTCGAGCGGTTGCGTTTCGACCACACCGGGTAGCGCATTGACCAACGCCGGATCGGAAGCGAAAACAGTGATCACCGGCGGAAAGACAGAAATATTTTCAAGCCGATATCCCGCCGCGATCTGTCCGCTGACAACGACTTTGACCGCCACGTCACGGAACCCGCCTTGCTGGCTGACCGGTATCGTCACTCGGACCGATAAGGGGTTCACTGTCAATCCAGCCACGATCGAGTTCTCTGCATCGAGAATTTGCAGTGGAACAGTTTGGTCTATGTTCTCGCGCGCGCCCGCGAAGCTGACGAGAACGCGGGCTTTTTCCGCTTGCTCGACGATCGACTCGGGACCCGAAACGATCACAGTCTGAGCGTCCATGGTGGCTTTGCCCGCTTGATATCCAACCGCCGTTTCGCCTCGGAGCGAAAGGTCTATCGGAAGTGTGACCGAAGCCAAGCGTTCCAGCGTCACAGAAACAGAAGTGGGGCTGGAAAGAACGATCTGCGTTGGTCGGGTGGAAATTTGGATCCGAATCTCTTTTTCGTGAACGCCCGCGCTCATGTTGGAAAGATCCAAGATGGCGCGCACCGAACTTCCCTGTGCGGTCAGTTGCTCCCACACCGAACGCGGCGCGCGCAGAGTGACTTCGATGGACGAGGGGATTTCGCTTGTGATGACGAGCGACGGATCCTGTCCGACGATTTCAAGCGGCACCGCGATCGGCGAGCGGATCTCGCCCGGGTCGGCGGCGGTGACGGCGGAGATCCACACCGCGACCGCAAGGATGAGGGCAAGCAACATGGATCGAAAGTTCGAGGCAAACCAGCGCATGTTATTTCGTAGGGCGAGACTTCAGAGCCTCGCTCTACGTGTCATCCTTTCGGAACAAATTTGGAAAAAAACGCTGGAACCACACCTTGCGCGGCGTGGTATTCGACGTTTGATAGAACGCGATCAAGATATTTTCGAGTCGCTCTGGGTCAATGCGGCGGATCATGCGTCCCGCGTGCGAGATCGAGATCGAGCCGCTTTGCTCTGAAACTACAATGGAAACCGCATCGCTCACTTCAGAGGCGCCGAGCGCGGCGCGGTGACGTAAGCCCATTTGGCGTTCGGGGTTGCGGTTGAGGATTCCGCTGGCTGAAAGCGGCATCACGCACGCCGCCGCGATCACCCTCCCATCGGCGATGATGACCGCCCCGTCGTGAAGAGGCGTATCGGGATAGAAAATTTGCAACAGCAGTTCAGGCGTCACTTGCGCATTGAGTTGCACGCCTGTTTCGATATACTGTTCGAGATGGTCGCTGCGCTGCATCACGATTAGCGCTCCGTGTTGCCGCGCGGAAAGTCGCCGAGCCGCCTCTACGACGGCGTGGATCACTTTGAGAATGTCGGTCTGCGGCGTAGGGTTGACGTGGGTGAACGTCCCTGCGCGCCCCAGCCGTTCGAGCGCTCGGCGGATCTCCGGCGCAAAAACAACCGGAATGGCAAGCAGAAGCGCGGGCAAAGTGTTCTGCACCAGCCACGAAAATGCCGGCAAGTCGAACAGCGAAGTGAGCAAGATCAGCGCGACGATGAAAAAAATCGCGCCTCGCAGCAGGACCATCGCTTGTGTATCGCGCAGCGTGTAAAGCAAGGCGAAGAAGATCAGTGCGACAAGAAAAATATCGAGGAGGCTCAGCCAATTGAGACGCTGG contains the following coding sequences:
- a CDS encoding CdaR family protein produces the protein MRWFASNFRSMLLALILAVAVWISAVTAADPGEIRSPIAVPLEIVGQDPSLVITSEIPSSIEVTLRAPRSVWEQLTAQGSSVRAILDLSNMSAGVHEKEIRIQISTRPTQIVLSSPTSVSVTLERLASVTLPIDLSLRGETAVGYQAGKATMDAQTVIVSGPESIVEQAEKARVLVSFAGARENIDQTVPLQILDAENSIVAGLTVNPLSVRVTIPVSQQGGFRDVAVKVVVSGQIAAGYRLENISVFPPVITVFASDPALVNALPGVVETQPLDLQDEKEDISTRLALNLPPNITIVGAQTVEVQVGISPIQTSITLSNQPINVTGLPEGLAAIVAPQTVDVIVSGPLPLLEALTPQDIIVKVSVTDLGAGTYQLTPTVEVLVENIVVESILPGTIEVTLALPGTSTPNP
- the cdaA gene encoding diadenylate cyclase CdaA, whose protein sequence is MANFLDNVFFIFQRLNWLSLLDIFLVALIFFALLYTLRDTQAMVLLRGAIFFIVALILLTSLFDLPAFSWLVQNTLPALLLAIPVVFAPEIRRALERLGRAGTFTHVNPTPQTDILKVIHAVVEAARRLSARQHGALIVMQRSDHLEQYIETGVQLNAQVTPELLLQIFYPDTPLHDGAVIIADGRVIAAACVMPLSASGILNRNPERQMGLRHRAALGASEVSDAVSIVVSEQSGSISISHAGRMIRRIDPERLENILIAFYQTSNTTPRKVWFQRFFPNLFRKDDT